In Pengzhenrongella sicca, a single genomic region encodes these proteins:
- the dapF gene encoding diaminopimelate epimerase, with protein sequence MTSPSTAPSTATSTRPGDGPVRANRLTFTKGHGTENDFVLIDDRAATLDLTPDLVRALADRRAGVGGDGVIRVVPTAELPEGAAILAAEPAATWFMDYRNSDGSVAEMCGNGARVFAAFLERLDLAAVPLRLQGDQPALAIGTRAGVRYVRREANGWYAVDMGPWRLTGGDDAAIAGADAQVAVAGLEVARPALSVDVGNPHVVLALADVGELAAADLSRAPEVRPVPIDGTNVELVVPLGEEPGADGVAVGRLRMRVHERGVGETRSCGTGACAAALAVRTWAGAGAPDVWLVDVPGGTVRVSVLASGHVELAGPAALVATGELDLSTLPGR encoded by the coding sequence ATGACCAGCCCCTCGACGGCACCCTCGACGGCGACCTCGACCAGGCCCGGCGACGGACCGGTGCGCGCGAACCGGCTGACGTTCACCAAGGGGCACGGCACCGAGAACGACTTCGTGCTCATCGACGACCGGGCTGCGACGCTCGACCTGACCCCCGACCTCGTCCGCGCGCTCGCGGACCGGCGTGCCGGCGTCGGCGGCGACGGCGTTATCCGGGTGGTGCCGACGGCCGAGCTGCCCGAGGGCGCCGCGATCCTCGCGGCGGAGCCTGCGGCCACCTGGTTCATGGACTACCGCAACAGCGACGGGTCGGTGGCCGAGATGTGCGGCAACGGAGCGCGGGTCTTCGCGGCCTTCCTCGAGCGGCTCGACCTCGCGGCGGTGCCGCTGCGCCTGCAGGGCGACCAGCCCGCGCTGGCGATCGGCACGCGCGCGGGCGTGCGGTACGTGCGGCGCGAGGCGAACGGCTGGTACGCGGTCGACATGGGCCCGTGGCGGCTGACCGGCGGCGACGACGCGGCGATCGCGGGCGCCGACGCCCAGGTCGCGGTGGCGGGCCTCGAGGTCGCGCGCCCCGCGCTGAGTGTCGACGTCGGCAACCCCCACGTGGTGCTGGCCCTCGCCGACGTGGGCGAGCTCGCCGCGGCCGACCTGTCCCGCGCACCTGAGGTCCGCCCCGTGCCGATCGACGGCACGAACGTCGAGCTCGTGGTCCCGCTCGGCGAGGAGCCCGGCGCCGACGGCGTCGCGGTCGGCCGCCTGCGCATGCGCGTGCACGAGCGGGGCGTGGGGGAGACCCGGTCCTGCGGGACCGGTGCGTGCGCGGCCGCGCTCGCGGTGCGGACCTGGGCGGGCGCGGGGGCGCCGGACGTGTGGCTCGTCGACGTGCCCGGCGGCACGGTCCGGGTCAGCGTGCTGGCCTCGGGCCACGTCGAGCTCGCCGGCCCGGCCGCGCTCGTCGCGACCGGGGAGCTCGACCTGTCGACGCTTCCGGGGCGCTGA
- a CDS encoding TlpA family protein disulfide reductase, giving the protein MPDTSLAGDLPVALGHRATLLQFSSTFCAPCRATRSVLDRVARTTGGVTHVELDVADHVELGERLGIDATPMVLILDADGVERGRASGAPSLAQARAALAAVVDPS; this is encoded by the coding sequence ATGCCGGACACCTCGCTCGCGGGCGACCTTCCGGTCGCGCTCGGGCACCGGGCGACGCTCCTGCAGTTCTCGAGCACGTTCTGCGCGCCCTGCCGCGCGACCCGGTCCGTGCTGGACCGCGTCGCTCGGACGACGGGCGGGGTGACGCACGTCGAGCTGGACGTCGCCGACCACGTCGAGCTCGGCGAGCGGCTCGGCATCGACGCCACGCCCATGGTGCTCATCCTCGACGCCGACGGCGTCGAGCGCGGGCGGGCCAGCGGCGCGCCGAGCCTTGCTCAGGCGCGGGCGGCGCTCGCGGCCGTCGTCGACCCGAGCTGA
- a CDS encoding class I SAM-dependent methyltransferase, giving the protein MPDPAEPADARAADPADHYFTARPASPSERRPLRVRLAGRELELETARGVFSPDRLDLGTRVLLETVPAPPTSGDLLDLGCGWGPVALTLALTSPAARVWAVDVNERALDLVRRNADVLGLANVRAVTPDDVPADVALAALWSNPPIRVGKVALHEMLLRWLPRLAPGAQAHLVVQRNLGADSLQRWLAEQLGDAAEVTRVETEKGFRVLRVDQLGSTTAASAARA; this is encoded by the coding sequence GTGCCCGATCCCGCTGAGCCCGCCGACGCCAGGGCCGCCGACCCGGCCGACCACTACTTCACCGCCCGGCCCGCGTCGCCCTCCGAACGGCGCCCGCTGCGCGTGCGCCTGGCCGGCCGCGAGCTCGAGCTCGAGACCGCGCGCGGGGTCTTCTCCCCCGACCGGCTCGACCTCGGCACACGCGTGCTGCTCGAGACCGTGCCCGCGCCGCCGACCAGCGGCGACCTGCTCGACCTCGGCTGCGGCTGGGGGCCCGTCGCGTTGACCCTCGCCCTGACCTCGCCCGCGGCGCGCGTGTGGGCCGTCGATGTGAACGAGCGCGCGCTCGACCTCGTGCGGCGCAACGCCGACGTGCTCGGCCTCGCCAACGTCCGCGCCGTCACGCCCGACGACGTCCCGGCCGACGTCGCGCTCGCCGCCCTGTGGTCGAACCCGCCGATCCGGGTCGGGAAGGTCGCGCTGCACGAGATGCTGCTGCGCTGGCTGCCGCGGCTCGCACCCGGTGCGCAGGCCCACCTCGTCGTGCAGCGCAACCTCGGCGCCGACTCGTTGCAGCGCTGGCTCGCCGAGCAGCTCGGCGACGCCGCCGAGGTCACCCGGGTCGAGACCGAGAAGGGCTTCCGCGTGCTGCGGGTCGATCAGCTCGGGTCGACGACGGCCGCGAGCGCCGCCCGCGCCTGA